In Streptomyces sclerotialus, the DNA window GACGCAGATCCGGGCGGGCTGCCCAGGGTTCCAGTGAGGCAATTGCGGCTGCACGGGTCGTCATGCTTGCGGAAGCGCCCATTGTAAAGAGGTCCGGCAGCGTCGCCAAGAGCCCTCGAGCCCGGTCGAGTTGTCCTGTTGCCTGTAGAGATATCGGACGACTGTACGGATGATTTTTACCGTACCGGTCGGCAGTCATAGGTAGACGGGATGAATACGCCCGGAAAGCGCGGTGTTGAGGCGCTCTTCCGTACCGGTCCTGCTGAACGCCGCGGCGAGTTGACCGTCGACGACCCCCAGCGCGAGATCGTGCTTGCTCGGCTGTCCGTGCGGGTCCATGCCGATCCAGGGGGCAGGGCAGTATTCCTGTACCAGCCACCGCTCCGCGATCGCCAGAGAGACGGCGTCCTCCCACACCGAGGAGACCGGCTCCTCCCTGCCCACCACCACCCCCGCCCCGCGTGAGTCCAACGGCTTCTTGAGTACGTACCGCTCCGGGCAGGCCCGGATCTCCTGTACGGTCGCGGCGTCGCACCTGGCGATATTGCGTGACCAGGGAATACTGGGCTTGACGAGGGTGTATTCCGCGGGCGGGAACAGGCCGGCGAACCGCGGGTCGGACAGTACGGCAAGGCACAGTTTGTTCTCCCCGATCAGTCGGCCGCAGAGGCCGTTCTGAACGAACAGCGTGCGATCACGTACCGCCTTGACGAACGGGCCGAGGTCGCGGCGCATGCGCAGCAGGTGCGCGATCCTGACCTTGAGGTAGGCACAGCGCACCGGCTCGCCGTCCAGCGTCACGCCCCCGTTCTCCGTACGCAGGTCACGTGGATCGCCGACGAGTACTCGCACTCCGGCCTGGCCGAGGTCCGCGACGATGCCGTCCGTGCTGCCGCTGGCGGTCTTTCGCGGACGCAGCACGGCCACCGTCTCGGGCCGGGTGCCGGTCTCCTGCTCCGCGAGATCGAGGAACCACTGACCGGCCCACATCCGTGCGTCCGACGGCAACGCCCCGGGGAGCCGGATCCCCCGCTCGGTGAGGAACGGCCGCCAACAGGCACGGTCGATCCCGGTGCTTCGCAGTCCGGCCGGACTGTTGGCGTTCGTCTCCAGAGCCTTGATCCCGTTGTCGGGCTGCGGCAGCAGATCGACCCGGAAAAAGTGCACCCGGGCATCGTCGGCGGCCACAACGTCCCGAGCCCAGGCGTCAGGGATGTGGATCACCTGCTGCAGGCGCTCGTCGGTGGGGTGGGCGGCCACGATGGTCTCGATCAGCCGGTGGTAAGCGGTGACGAATGCGGCCAGACGCGCCCGCCACCCCGAATGCAGTCGCAGCGGTACTCCGTGCGTCAGTGACGGCTGTCCGGAAGTGCCCCGCCACGACAGGTGCTGATGGAGCCGCCGTCCTTCAGGGGTCCCTGCCAGCCTCGTGACCTGGCGGAGGAACGGCACATCCACTGCGGACCATGAGTAAGTGCCGGAGAGCGCACTGGTGCTCTTCATGATCATGATTCGGAGAGCTTTCCGGTAGGAGACCGGCGAGGCGATGAGCCGTTCACGGATTCGGTCGCAGTGCGCCGGCAGCTCGCCGGTAGGGTCGCCTTCACGGTAGGGCCGCGCGGCCATCGCGCGCCCCTGCTACTACAGGCCATCCTGGACCTGCAGCCGCTCAGAACTGGGCATCGCGTAAAGCTCCCCGGCGGGCGGAGCCCTGACCTCACATCGCCGTGAAGGCGCGTCGGGCGTGCCCGGCCGAGGACGCTCCGCTCTCGAGTGGCATCCTTGACGGCCGGCTTCCTTGCCACACACGCAACACACGAAAGGTTTGTATGAGGGTGGACAGCGACGCCGTCGCGCTCGATGACCCGGTGGGGACGTCGCTCCGCGGTCACCACGCCCGCCTGGCCCGCCGGCTCGGCCGGGCTGCCACCTACCTGCCGGGTGTCGCGACCTTCGCCGCCGTTCCCGCCGACGCGGACGCGGCGGACTGGACCGATCTCGCCCGGCTGCTCGGCCGGGGGCAGCTGGCCGACATGTTCAGCTGTCCGGCCGCCCCGCCACCGGACTGGGAGCCGGTCTTCGCGCTCGAAGGGCGGCAGATGACCTGGTCCGGCACCGGCTGTTCCGACAGCGCTGATGCCGTGCCCGGCAGCACCGGTGTGGTGGAAGGCGCGGTGGATGGTGTGGCGGAAGATGTGGTGGCACTGGGCGCGGACGCCGTGCCGGAAATGGCGGACCTCGTCGCGCGGACCCAACCGGGGCCCTTCTGGCCGCGCACCCACGAGCTCGGCACCTACCTCGGTATCCGCGACAACGGCACGCTGGTGGCGATGGCGGGTGAACGACTGCGCCCTCCGGGATGCACCGAGATCAGCGCCGTGTGCACCGCTCCGGAGGCACGGGGCCGCGGCCACGCAGCGCGCCTGATCAGCGCGCTGGTCACACGCATCACGGCGCGCAACGAACGTCCCTTCCTGCATGTGGCCGAGGCGAACACGGGCGCGATCGCCCTGTATGAGCGGCTCGGCTTCCGGACGCGTACGCAGGTGACCTTCCGCGGCTACCGCACACCGTGACGGCCTCGGGCCCGACGGACCCGGACCGCGAACGACGGTGACTCCGCCGCGGTGCCGGGAACTGAGCCCGGGTGATGTGGTGGCGTCCCGTGCACCAGCGCGGTGCCGCCCACACGTTCACAGGTCCGGGTGCTCCGTCGCCACGTGGTAGTACCCCGAGTGGAACACCAGAGGAGCGCCGCCGTCGGACTCGTACTGCTCGACCTCGCCGAGGAAGATGACGTGGTCGCCGGCGTCCATGCGTTGGACGGTGCGGCATTGGAAGCGGGCGACCGCGCCGTCCAGGAGGGGGTGCCGGCGATGCCGGGGGTGGTGGGGACACCGCGGAACTTGTCGTCGGCCGGGGTGGCGAACTGGCGGGAGAGGTGGTGCTGGTCGGCGGCCAGTACGTGGACGGCGAAGTGCGAGGCGTCGGTGAAGTCCGGCAGGCTCGGGGCGTTCTTGCCGGGGCACCACAGGACGAGGGGCGGGTCCAGGGAGACGGAGGTGAAGGAGTTCGCGGTCATGCCGACGTTACGGCCGTCAGGGGAGCGGGCCGTCACCACGGTGACACCGGTGGCGTACTGCCCCAGCGCGCGGCGCAGTTCGCGGCTGTCGAAGCGGGCGGCGTGCCGGGCGCGCTTCTCGGCGAGGAAGCGGTGTGCCTCGGCCTCCTCGAACCACCAGCGGTACAGCGTGCGCGGGTCGTCGAATCCGGTGGCGAGTGCGCCGGCGACCGAGGGGACGTCGGCCGCCGCGGTGAGGAGTTGACGGTGGTGGGGCCTCAGGTCGGTCAGGAGTGAGTTGGTCCAGCCGACGGCCCACTGCGCCCAGCCGCGCCAGAAGTTGTCGAAGGTGCGCTGCATCCATTGCGGGGTGAATTCGGCGGTGCCATGGCGGAGGATGCTGTGGAGGTAGTGGGTCGCGGCCTGGGCCGCGTTGTTCGAACCCTGGCCGGTGATCGGGTCGTTGAGCACGACGGCGTCGGCCATGCCGAGGACGTGCCGACCGGAGGCGAGGCGGGCGACGGGGTGCCGGACGGTCGGAGTGATCCGTCCGCGCAGCACACCGCCGGCGTCGGTGAGTCGGGCGTTCCGGTAGCGCTCGTGCTCGTCGGGGAAGAACCGGTGGAGGACTTCCAGCGAGCGGGTGAGGTGGCCTTCGGGCGTGTGGATGTCGTCCCAGCAGTCCATCGGGCCGCCGGGGACGCCTGCGAAGACCATGATGTCGCAGGGTCCGGTGGTGGTGAGGGCGGGGAAGGAGATGTATTCGCCGACGCCGGGGACCATGCGGTAGTGGACGGCGGCTTCACGGGCAGCGGCTTCACGGGCAGCGGCCTCACGGGGAGCGGCCTCACGGGCAGCGGCCGCCCCCTCCCGCGGTGCCGCTCCCGTGACGTACGTCAGAGCCAGCACACGGCGCGGCCGGTCGTACGGGGACAGTTCGGCGTTGCGCGGGAAGAGCCGGCTCAGCTCGCCCTTGCCGGTGGAGACCACGACGAGATCGTGCGTACGGGCGTACCACTCGAGGTCGTTGACGCCCACGTCGTGCAGCACTATCTCGCCGCGGCTGCCCTCCGCGAACTGCTCTGTCCAGGCAGCGCACTTGACCCGCTGGTCGACGGAGTGCGCGGGACCCTCCAGCGGCGCGCGCCAGGAGACTTCCGGTGTGCCGTGCGGGCCGATGAGCGAGAACGCGATGCCGGTGATGTCCGGGGCCTGGTCCTCCCAGTGGTGCAGGCCGAGTTCGCGCTCGCTCTGCAGCGCGGTGTCGAACATGCACTGGCTGGACATCACCGGGCCGTGACGTATCTCGTCGGGGCCGCGGTCGGTGACCAGGGTGACGTCGTAGCCGTGCTTCTGGAGTCCCAGGGCGAGCTGGGCACCCGCCTGCCCGGCGCCGATCACCGCGATCCTTCTCATGGTCCTGCCGTCCTGCTCTCGTCACGTACGGCCGCCGCGCCGCTGACGCGCCGGCAGGTTGCTGATCCCGACGGGCGCGGCACTCATACGCTGACCTCCGCCAGGTAGTTCTTCGCGGCGGCCGGGTCCATGAACCAGTGGAAGAAGTCGCGCGGGTCGTCGAAGCCGTTGACGAAGCGCGCGGCGACACGGGAGTTGGTGCTCGCCGCGCCGAAGAGCTCCAGTACGTGCTGCGGCGGGGCGCCGAGCATGGCGTTGGTCCAGGCCGTGGCGGACCGCGCGTTGTCCCAGAAGCGGCCGAAGGCCAGCTCCATGAAGGCGGCGTCGTACGGGCGCTCGCCGTGGTCCAGGATGGTGGCGAGGTAGGAGGCCGCGCACTTCGAGGCGTTGTTGGACCCCTGCCCGGTGACCGGGTCGTTGAGGACGACGACGTCGGCGAGACCGAGCACCTGCCTGCCCGAGGGCAGTGTGGCGACGGGCTTGCGGACGGTCGGCGCGAAGCGGCCCGCGAGGGTGCCGTTCTGGTCGGTGAGCGCGACATCGGTGCAGCGCTCGGCCTCCCACGGGACGTACGTCCGCAGCAGCTCCTGGAACGTTGCCAGCTGCTGGTCGGGGGTGAGCCCGTCGAAGCAGTCGAGCGGGCCGCCCGGGATGCCCTCGAAGAACATGATGTCGCAGGGGCCGCTGGTGGTGAGGCTGGGCATGGTGAAGTACTCGCCCACACCGGGGATGACGTTGAAGCTGACGCCGGGGCGGTCGGGCAGCGGCGCCATGCCGGTGACGTACGCCAGGGCCAGCGCGCGCTGCGGAGCGCCGTACGGGGAACGCTCGGCGTCCCGCTCGAACAGCCCGGCGATCTCGCCCTTGCCGGCCGCGACGATCACCAGGTCGGACTCGGCGGCGAAGTGCTCCAGGTCCTCGATGCCGGCCTCGCGGATGTCCAGACGGCCGCCGCGGCGCGAGAACTCGCCCATCCAGAGCGGCATTTTGACGCGCTGGTCGACCGAGCGCGCTGTGGCCTCCAGGCGGGCGCCGAAGGAGAGCGCCCGGCCGCCCTGGCCGTCGGCGACGTTCACGCCGAGCCCGGCGATCGGCGGGCAGGCGCCGCCCCAGAAGTCGAGGCCGAGGTTGCGCTCGTGGGCCAGCGCGGTGCCGAACATGGCCTGGCTGGACATGACCCGGCCCGCGCGGATCTGATCCCCGGTGCGGTTGGACACGATGGTGACGTCGTAACCGTGGTCGAGCAGGCCGATACCGAGCTGGAGGCCTGCCTGGCCTGCTCCGACAATGGTGATCTTGCGCATGAGGGGGGCCTCCGGGGGTTCGGTCGTGCGGTGTCGTGCGGTGTCGAGCGGTGCGGTGCAGGTGCCGTGCGGTGCACATGCCGTGCCGTACGGTGCAGTGCCGCGGGTTGCCGTGTGCTGGTTCAGCGTTTCGGTGACGTGGTGGCGTCAACGAGTGGGGGTTCGGTCATGCGGAATGCGGCTGCCCGCCGGAGGGGGGCCGGCGGGCAGCCGCGGGAAGCTGGGTCACCCATGGGACCGGGGGAGGGGTCCCGGGTCACCCGGCTGGCTGAAGGGGCCCGGCCGGGTCGGCGGGCCGGGGCCGCAGCGGCGAGGGCGCCGCGACGTGCGGGGTACGGCCTCGGCGGCTCTCACCGCGCCGGCGCTTCTCACAGCGTCGGCGTTTCTCACCGCGCCGGCGGCCGTCGCCGCGCCGGTCGCGCTCGGCACGCGACGCAGCACGCGACGCAGCACGCATGTGACCGGCTGCCTGCTGGGCGTGATTCCGCCCGTGGCGAGCGCAGTCCGGCCCGGCACTCCCTGCATCGTTGATTCCCTGGTTTCTTCTCGGGTCCGCGGCGGTCGGGAGTCAACCTTGGTATGGCAAGATCATCGCCGCTATCCGGATCACGAGAGTCACTGTCCCGACCGCGCGTCTCGGCGACGGAGGTTCAGGTGGAGGTGCACATGCCCGCTGAAGAGCTCCCCCTTCTCCCCCTGGCGAATCACCAGCAGTTCCACACGGCGGACATTTGGGAGGCGCGAGCCGAGGTCGGCCGCGCCTTCTGCCCGCACGAGCTGCGCATCACGCAGCGCTCGGCGACGCTCGACGCCCGGCTGCACGGTGCGTCCTTCGACCGGACGGGCCTGTATTACCTCGATTACGGAACGGAAGTCCGGATCACACCGGGCGACCTGGAGAGCTTCTTCCTCGTCCAGATCCCGCTCGCGGGTCACGCCGAGATCACCTGTGGCCGCGAGGAGATCATTTCCACCCCCGAACTCGCTTCCGTCCCCTCTCCGACCGGAAAGCTGGACATGCGCTGGGGCGGCGGCAACCCGCAGCTGATCGTGTGGTTCGACCGAACGTCCCTGGAAGCGCACCTGGGCAGTCTGCTCGGCCGCACCGTACGCCGCCCGATCCTCTTCTCACTCGGCATGAACCTCACGACACCGGGCTCCCGCTCCTGGCTCAACGTCGTCGACCTCATGCGCCGGGAGGCGGAGGGGCCTGCCGGCATGACGAGCCAGCCCATCGTGATGAAGCAGCTCGAATCGCTCCTCATGACCCAGCTGCTGATGACCCAGCCCCACAACTACACGCCGGCGCTGCTCGGCGAACAGCCGCGCGTCGCACCGCCCGCGGTCCGCCGCGCCATGGAGGTCATCGAGGGGCACGCCGCCGAGCCGCTCACGGTCGCGGAGATCGCGGAATGCGTCGGCGTCGGCGTACGGGCCCTCCAGGAAGGCTTCCGCCGGCACCTCGACACGACACCGATCGCGTACCTGCGCGAGGTCCGCCTGGACCGCGTACGCAAGGAACTCCTGGCCTCCCACCCGGGCGCCACGACCGTCACCGCCGTCGCGTCCCGCTGGGGCTTCTTCCACCCGGGCCGCTTCTCACTCGCGTACCGCCAACGGTTCGGGGAGTCGCCTTCGGAGACGTTGCGGTCGTGAGTAGGCATTGCGGCCGCCGGCCGGTCGACTCAGCTGCCTCCTTCGCCTCCTTCGCCTCCGTCGCCTCCGTCGACGGTCACCGGCCGGTCGTCCCGCAGCTCACCGAAGAGTTTCTTCGCCTGCGGCAGGTCCCACTGCACGGCGCTGCCCTTGGCGGTCTGGAAGCCGGCGCTGGACACGGGAACATTGAGGCGCTTGCCGTTCCCGGCCGTGACGCCTTTCACCGCCTCGAACAGTGAGGTGAGGGTCCGCAGGTCCGTGTCCTTGTCCACGACGAGTGTGTCCAGTCCCGCC includes these proteins:
- a CDS encoding GNAT family N-acetyltransferase, which translates into the protein MRVDSDAVALDDPVGTSLRGHHARLARRLGRAATYLPGVATFAAVPADADAADWTDLARLLGRGQLADMFSCPAAPPPDWEPVFALEGRQMTWSGTGCSDSADAVPGSTGVVEGAVDGVAEDVVALGADAVPEMADLVARTQPGPFWPRTHELGTYLGIRDNGTLVAMAGERLRPPGCTEISAVCTAPEARGRGHAARLISALVTRITARNERPFLHVAEANTGAIALYERLGFRTRTQVTFRGYRTP
- a CDS encoding styrene monooxygenase/indole monooxygenase family protein yields the protein MRRIAVIGAGQAGAQLALGLQKHGYDVTLVTDRGPDEIRHGPVMSSQCMFDTALQSERELGLHHWEDQAPDITGIAFSLIGPHGTPEVSWRAPLEGPAHSVDQRVKCAAWTEQFAEGSRGEIVLHDVGVNDLEWYARTHDLVVVSTGKGELSRLFPRNAELSPYDRPRRVLALTYVTGAAPREGAAAAREAAPREAAAREAAAREAAVHYRMVPGVGEYISFPALTTTGPCDIMVFAGVPGGPMDCWDDIHTPEGHLTRSLEVLHRFFPDEHERYRNARLTDAGGVLRGRITPTVRHPVARLASGRHVLGMADAVVLNDPITGQGSNNAAQAATHYLHSILRHGTAEFTPQWMQRTFDNFWRGWAQWAVGWTNSLLTDLRPHHRQLLTAAADVPSVAGALATGFDDPRTLYRWWFEEAEAHRFLAEKRARHAARFDSRELRRALGQYATGVTVVTARSPDGRNVGMTANSFTSVSLDPPLVLWCPGKNAPSLPDFTDASHFAVHVLAADQHHLSRQFATPADDKFRGVPTTPGIAGTPSWTARSPASNAAPSNAWTPATTSSSSARSSSTSPTAALLWCSTRGTTTWRRSTRTCERVGGTALVHGTPPHHPGSVPGTAAESPSFAVRVRRARGRHGVR
- a CDS encoding styrene monooxygenase/indole monooxygenase family protein — encoded protein: MRKITIVGAGQAGLQLGIGLLDHGYDVTIVSNRTGDQIRAGRVMSSQAMFGTALAHERNLGLDFWGGACPPIAGLGVNVADGQGGRALSFGARLEATARSVDQRVKMPLWMGEFSRRGGRLDIREAGIEDLEHFAAESDLVIVAAGKGEIAGLFERDAERSPYGAPQRALALAYVTGMAPLPDRPGVSFNVIPGVGEYFTMPSLTTSGPCDIMFFEGIPGGPLDCFDGLTPDQQLATFQELLRTYVPWEAERCTDVALTDQNGTLAGRFAPTVRKPVATLPSGRQVLGLADVVVLNDPVTGQGSNNASKCAASYLATILDHGERPYDAAFMELAFGRFWDNARSATAWTNAMLGAPPQHVLELFGAASTNSRVAARFVNGFDDPRDFFHWFMDPAAAKNYLAEVSV
- a CDS encoding AraC family transcriptional regulator codes for the protein MPAEELPLLPLANHQQFHTADIWEARAEVGRAFCPHELRITQRSATLDARLHGASFDRTGLYYLDYGTEVRITPGDLESFFLVQIPLAGHAEITCGREEIISTPELASVPSPTGKLDMRWGGGNPQLIVWFDRTSLEAHLGSLLGRTVRRPILFSLGMNLTTPGSRSWLNVVDLMRREAEGPAGMTSQPIVMKQLESLLMTQLLMTQPHNYTPALLGEQPRVAPPAVRRAMEVIEGHAAEPLTVAEIAECVGVGVRALQEGFRRHLDTTPIAYLREVRLDRVRKELLASHPGATTVTAVASRWGFFHPGRFSLAYRQRFGESPSETLRS